The window CACGTTCTTTTTTAACACCTTCATTCACCATAGTTTCACACCTACGGACCGATGCATCTGTAGGTCAACGCAGGACATAACCAAACCATCTCAAGCGACCTTCTCTCATTTTATCCTCAATGCATGATACGTGAACCTTCTGGAAAATGTGGTCATTTTTAATTTTATCTAATCTTGTATAACCGCACATCCATCTTAGCTGCGCATCTCTACAACACTCATCTTGTAAATATGTTGGACTTTAGAGGCCCAACATTCACTACCATATAGCATAGCAGGTCTTATAATTGTTCCGTGGAACTTACTTTTTACTTTGGTAAGCATCCTTTTATCACATAGCACCCGGTAGCACGTCTCCATTTCAACCATCCTGTTTTAATTCTAACTTTTAATCGGATTATTACAAATTGTTATGTAGAAGTCATAGTAAATGGACACCATACTATTACAACAACTACTACTGCTACTACTCAGTCCCAAACCACACTATTAATGCATACTAACCGGAACACAGGGAAGATAATGCATAGATTTTATCTGACTCTATTATGTAACATAGGTATTTATCTGTGGTTTCACAATTCATACTACAAAAGTCTAAAATGTGAGGTTATCACTAGCCTTTTTTCAAAACAAGTCTAAAGTGAGGTTATTGTGGTACAGCTTGTATATCTatgaaaatttgaaaattatttaGACAGTATTCTTTTAATTTAACAAAGCAATATAGATACAGTTTTTAAGAAAATCTGGATAAACGCTGCCTGCTTCCCTCTTTTGCTCTTTTCTGTACAAGAAGTTCAGTCGCCGAGTTGAGAGAAGGTTGCATAAACTTCGAGAGCAACAAAATCTTACCATATTTGAAAAGGTATTGAAATAGATAAAGATGAGAATTAATGCTTACAAACCTTCCGAGAAGGACCTGAACCAGATCTTGCCGGTGTTGGATGATCCATCTATGAAAAAGGCAGAATGTACGTTAAAAGGAAAGCACACTTATGAAGTACaggataaaagaaaaaaaatggaagagCACGTGTGCCGAATTATGTCTACCATCCCACTTTAAATTTTGAACTTGAAGGAAAAGTGAAAACTTCTGTTTACTTCATTATGTCGTCAACACGCCTCCTCACGTGTGAGTAAGACCTGTAATTAAATAGAGAAATGGATGAACAGGAAGGGTTCCTGCTgcatctttttcttcttttctctacTTACTAAAAATCTGTCACTGCTTTATTTGTAGATTCTGAGAAAATGAAAATAACTAGAAGGTTGCAGTTCATTTATCAGTTTTTGCAGGCAGGAAacttccttcctttttttttttttttggtttcccaccCGGTGCCTGATACCCGCATTGGAGCCCGACTAAATCCAGATTCGctccctaccaaggatttttCCATAGTCAGGGCTCGAACCCAAGACCTCTGGTTAAGGGAGGAGCAACCCCATCcactgcaccacatcctttgatGGTGGAAACTTTGTTACAATATCGGAATATTCTTATCAATTGGACAATTAGAGAGCAACTATACAAGagatccaaaagaaaaaaaggtgtATAATCATGCGCGCTTTAGGTACTTATCAAAAAAGAAATGGGTGTCATTGGTTATGTAAGAGATGACTTTTGTACACAACCTTGTCAAACTTCATAAAATTCTGAGTGTCCAGCTCCCCATTAACTTCTGGTTTGAAGGCAGCCCCCATTTCATAAAGCTTATCCCACACAATATCCTCGAACCAAGGATGAGCCTGATAAGAGGCCACCTGGAATAAGTTCACCAGAAGAAAGAGAATTTTTTTTGATGAAACTAATTGGATAAAATTGATTGATATAGTACCTTAATTTGGTTTGCACCTCCTCCAGTGCCAAGTCTATGTTCAACATCACATAGCAACCTGCAAATGAGATCCTTTGCCTCTGCTGACAGTTTGGGATCTTCGGGAAATTTCAGCTGATTTCTCCAATGGACAATCTGGCACCACCACACGACACATAATCAGGATATGATAGATTAGGAAGAAATAGGCTGCAGAGAGGTATACCGAAGATGTTTGGataagcttataagctggtttgctTATATAGTGTTTGGTAAACACGAAAAGTATTTATATGTCAAATGCTCATAAGGCACAATCAGCCAAAAGAAAGTCAATAGTTACACTAAGTTTTATACATGGATAAGCATATCATTGTGCACGCTATACTTCTATTCAGACTTTAAAGCACAAATACATAAGTGAAACTCACTGGGGTCAAATAAACAATCAGTGCCTTCAAGTATTAGGCAAAAAGGTCACATCAGGTTTCAAGTTGTCCTAACTAATGTGTCAAACAGAAATTAGGATCTCACTCGGACAAAATCCTGTACTATGTGGTAACTTGAACCTTTCAACCTTTGTCCCTCATTTGTTTGATTTTAACTAAGAAATTAGAGGGTGACCGATCTTCTATCATAGCACCTCTACAATactttttttgaaattggtaACTGAGCACCTCTACAATACTCTAATCAAACAAAGAGaacacaaaaatagaaaaggGGAAGTCAGAAAAGCAGGGAACATGCTACCTTCCTGCAAGTAGTTATTGGATCATCAGAGTAGAACGGAGGGTAACCAATGAGCATTTCATACATAATTGCACCAAGGGACCACCTGTATGTTGTATGGTAGATAAAAAATGAGACAAACATAAAGCACAACATGGTTCAATATTATTCATTAGAAAATTACAAACAGGTAGTTTTACACAGATAGTTAAAGATGAAGGCATTTTTCTCCAGTTCTACCAAGCTAAAGaaaaatcataaaagaaatatcTTTGGATATAGTCATGCTGTCATAGAAGTTCCCAATAAACCCAGTGACACACATATTTCATAAAGCACAGCATGACTAGCCTTTCTTTAGAAATATAACTAGTAGGTACTTTACGGATGCTTTAACTAGCAGGTAATTGTTTGATAAGTAAGCAATTAGTAGGGAGTTTATATAATCACTTCGAAGACAAGGGCATTTTTGCAGTTTCACAAACTAAAGCAAAACTATGGGCGCAGTATCTTTGGGTGTACTCTGCTGTCACTGGAGTTCCATTAAATCCAGGACATGGAATGCAGCTGTTTTGAACAAGCAGAAATAACTCGCAGGCTCTAGCAGCACTCAAATTCTGCCAAGCAGAATTATAGAGGAGTTGGGGTAAACACTAAACGGTCAAAATACTGCTTAGATATACATAGGAGGAACCAGATACCCTCCCGCTCactattcccccccccccccccccccacaacaaCATGTTCGCCCTCCCTCTATCCTGGCATAATTGCTACCCCGTTGGTCCAGTAACCCCTTGTCCCTCAAGCTAGCATGCTCCTATGTGATGCCGTTGAACTCCGCTCCACCTTCCCCGTTCTTTGCCGCAGATACACATAGTACAAGAAAGAGGAGAAAGGCAAGGGCAATAATTGAGAAAAACGAAAGAAGGAAacaataaaacaacaaaaatGGCAGTGGTCCAGGAAAGAAATAGAAGAGTTTTTGATGGGATAGAGAACGAGTATGATATTTGAGGAATAGACTGTTGCTGGCAGTACCTTTTTGGTACAATCCATGAGGTTCCAGCTTGTATAGAAGAGTGGGAGTCACTTATCAACaatcatgttatgttatatatactCTACTTTTTGGTGTATACTGCTTATATACGAGAGACTTTCTAATCATAACAAAACCTATTTTATCCATAAAAACGACAGTggtagagaaagaaagaaagaaagaaatgaagagaaaaataAGAATATTTTTGAGAGAGAAGATAAAGAGCTAGATCAATAGAAGAGAGAAGAGAAAGGAGGAAGATGAGGAACCAGGTGCGGAGAAATAGATatcaaaatcaattcatcatttgTTCTTCAAGTTCTCGAGAAGAAGTAACAAAGGGTCAAACTTATTTTGAGGAACTCTGAACAAGCTAGAACTTctaatataattatttttttatctgTAACTAAAAGATAGGATAAAATCAAAAGGGACAGGGCATAAATCCTAACTGGAAAAACTAGACCTCGTAAGACAATAAAACTTTTATCTAACTAGAAGATAAAGATAAATCAAACTACATCAGGTTCTTGTCCAACAAAGAGCAAATCAAGCTAGATTAGGCGATAATGATAAGGGATATGTTAAAATGATCTAAGAATGAATCAAGATCCAAAAGATAAGTACAAAAGATAAAAAAATCCATCTGTTTCAGTTTATGTAACCCTCTTTCCACTTTTGTCTGCTCTAAAAAGAATGGCCCCTCTTTAAACATGGAAATAATTAACTTGAACTACCTATTTTGCCTAGCTTTTATAGCCACTCAAATATCATGGCATGTTTAAGATCAGAAGTTCCAAATGTGTTATAGCCACACAAAGGTTATGGAATGTCAAGTTTCAAAAgtactcttttttctttcttaaactttgtgctctCTCAAACAGGGTCGGTCACAAAAAATACTGAAGTATATTTATCTCAAAATCTATAAGAAAATCTCAAAATGTATGATTATTTATCTTCATCATAAATGCATGCCATAAATTATATCAAATTGCAAAGTTCTTATGTAGTTAAGCTTGTACTTACTATAGTTCTCCAAAAGCTCATCTGACCCTAAGTAATACTTATCCTATAAAAGTTGACACAATCATTAATAGGAAGAGAACAACTCCAAGACATCGAACAACTTCCTTAGTACTGGCAAAGCTGGAAGCATGCTTCACACATCCAATTCAGGGTATGTTTTCAATCAATATCATTTGCTCTCTCGAACTTCTTATTCTACTATTAAATGTTCCATATCCCTTAGGAGTTGCATCACACACCTTCTCTTCCCCCTCCCCCTCAGCTCCCATAATCTTTTCTTCATCCTGCCTTCTGAAATCCCGGGTTCTGATCTCCCTCCCCCATTCCCCTTCCTTGATACAGGTAGCCCTCCGATGATGGAACTTGTGGAATTATTACTATAGCAATAATCAATAATTTTCCCACTTTATACCAAATTTTACAGGGTCTCTGCATTGGAATTTTGGATGCTTTTTTAAAAGATTCATTCATATTAGACATGTGTAAGCAGAGAAACCAAGATAATCTTagtaatttaaaataaatttaCTGACTATATGTAATGAAAACACTAACCAGTCGCACTCCATTCCATATCCCTTCTTCAACAGTACCTCTGGAGCAATATAGTCAGGCGTACCCACTGTTGAAAAGGCCTACGAAAGAACAGAAAAAAGAGTCATAAAATTAGTGCAAAGACTTACATTTAAATTGTGAATTATGAAATAACATAAGTCCAGACGGATGATCCCAAGGGTTGGCTCCAAACAGATTGCTccgtcatttaaaaaaaaaaaaaaaaaggtcaagtATCTATTTTTTTTATAACCAGGCCTCAGGTTAAGTATCTATAAAAGTACAAATACACATTCTGACAGTCTAATCACCATTTGTAATGCAGTGAAAATGCTTCAATCCACTCACACAAGTCATAATAACTTCTTGTGCCTGTGATAATTCGTGTTTATATATGTGCAAGTGTTTGGCATGTGATATCTAAAGCTCACAAACAGAAAACACCGCAAGCGATAATAACCTGACAAGTTACATGATGAGCTGATCTTGCAGAGATTGCAGCTTTTCATATAGCACATTGTTATTAATCACCTTTCAATGTCAGATTGTACTCGATAAAAAATGGACCAGCAAACAGTAAATCCTAATGGGGTGTTGATGGATGTATTTCAATTGGAAGTACCCTCTGCCAAAACACAAACCTCCCATGTTTAATGAAATAAGAAGGCGTTCCTCACGTCCAAATGTCTTTGCCATGACTTGTCTTCATGGGGAAATAGGCTGTCATATTATTATAGAGAGATTTTTTATTTCTCAACATTAAAAATGCTGATGAGTCTTAACATAGTACAGCATTTTTTTGGGACTAGTCTTAAAACCACACCAACATTAAACCCAAATTGCGccagaaaatggtggatttgacAAGAAGTCAAAGATTCCCATATAAGTTAGGCAGCATATAAATAATTGAGCTGGAAGTAGGAAAAATATTGACCTAAGCAGAGACCCTTCATGATTTAAGAAAGTCCTAGCCTTTAGTCAAAATATGCTTTCCTTCTTCAACAATAGAATAACTGCAAAATTTGGCATGAATCCCACAAAATCCAAAGAAAAAGAATGCACTGGTAAAATATTATACCAATTTCCTCCTGTTCATCTGCCAATGCTGAAGCTGCTCACGGGGGCTTCTCCAGTTACTTCCATCATTGGTATCTGGGAAGCTGCTATCAATGTCCATCGGGTCCCTTATATTCTCATCATCCATGGCTTCATTTTCATTTAATGTAGATAGAGTTCTACAATCAAGGGGCTTACAGAGACCAAAATCAGAGAGCTTCATGTGACCAGTTTTGTCCAGAAGAAGGTTGTCAGGTTTGATATCTCTGGATGAAGAAGATGAACAAATACAAAGAAGAGACTATAAGTTACCTAAAAGGTTCCTACCTCAAGAGAACAGTTATAATCGCAATATGAAAATTAAATATCCTCAGTCTTAATAAATTTCAAAGCAACAATCTTTACAAGTCAAAAGTGGATGATGCACCTGTGAATGTAATTATGCTTGTGAATAGATTCTATAGCTAGGACACTTTGAGCAATATAAAATTTAGCTACACTTTCTGACAGTGTGTCTTCTCTCATCAGCAGTGTCATCATGTCACCACCAGGAAGATATTCCATGACAAGGTAAAGATACTCAGCATCTTGGAATGAGTAGTATAATTTCACAATACAGTGGCTGGCCACTTCTGCCAGCAGGTTCCTTTCTGCTCGGACATGCTCCACCTGCAACATTTGCAATTTTTCAATATGGACCAATGGGATCTATAATAAATTTAACCATCTCATAATAATGCAGGCCCCACATGGAAaagagacccccccccccccccgggaaaAACCACCCACTTTATTCAGAATGAATAGGAGGTCAGCTCTCCTATACAGCCAAATGAGGATCTCCTTACTGATATGGTAGTAGTAAATATCCAACATTTGATATGACGCTTGATCATTTCCATTAATTGAAGGAAACAAGGTCCATATTATCAGCATAGACCTCTAACTCTCGAGGAAAGGAGGCCCAGAAGGTCAACTTGATTAAGTTTCAAAAGAAAGCTTTTAATCTACAAATATGTGGGAAAGGTAAGGTCCCTAATAACATTCCAAAAACCACACAGCGCCAGAAAGTATGCTATAAAATTCTCCACCACATCTAATgatatgaaaaaaatgaagagaaatgaacAAGAGATTAAAGCTTGCTATGTAGTGATATGGAGAACAAAACATATCAACATACGAGAAATAAAGCAAGAGCACAAGGAAAGCCCGCAGAAGAACATAGTATCTTTACAGGAAGAGCTAAGAGTTGCGTATCAGGAAATAAATATGAGTAACCTACAAAAGTCACAGGTTGAGATTTCGGTGAAGATTTGATTTGAATGCTTAAGTTTAGTGATATTACACATGATGAAGCCATAAGAGACATTTTTTGTTGACGATGAAAAAGTTTTTGGTGAGGATACTTCAAATAGTTGAGCGGGTATCGACCCCCGATTGTGGCATACCCCAAAACCACACATGCTGGTGTGGGAATTAAGTTGATCCATATAAATGGCAGCTTAGTAAATGCGCCCCCAACTATTAATACACCCTCGGCTATGGTGTAAACTTGCTTTTTTGCCAGCATACTTGGTCTTGACCATACTATACTATGGCTTGACACCTTTCCCGAACCCATCGGGTGGGTACTGAACAGATATCATGAGATGCACACAATGGAATGTCAATGCCAAGAAGGAAACATCCCCAAAGATATAAAAAGCTTATGTCTAAATCTACGGGCAACTGATGGACTTCAAAAAAGATTTACTACTCTCTACCCATTTTATGTGACAAACTTTCCGTTTTAGTGTGTCcgaaaaaaaaatcacattaCTCTTTTAGAAACTATCTAAtcttacaacaacaacacaacaacaacaagcccagtataatcccaccatgtggggtctggggagggtagagtgtacgcagacctaacccccaccttgaaaggtagggcggctgtttccgaaagaccctcggctcaagagaggagaacaagagaggaaaacaagacaaaaggtcaaataggaccaagcatatcgaaaacagtatgaaaacaaggaataacaaaagcgagaaagtcatggtagaacagtccggaaagaaaggagcattaactactatagataaataagataaccaaagtacaacggcccaacaaatataagcagcaatcaaaggcagaaatcaaatggtaataaacaaatgagcacaactacaactactatggtgaaaggataagacacctagccttctatcctaatctgagtcttccacaacctcctatctaaggtcatgtcctcggtgagctgaaactgtgtcatatcctgtctaatcacctctccccaatacttcttcggcctccctttgcctctcctgaaaccgtccatagccaacctctcacacctccgcactggagcatctgtgtctctcctcttcacatgcccaaaccatctcagcctcgcttcccgcatcttgtcctccaccgatgccactcccaccttgtctcggatatcttcattcctaattctatccctcctagtgtgcccacacatccaccgcagcattcgcatttccacgactttcatcttctgaacgtgaaatttcttgactggccaacactccaccccgtacaataaagtcgatctaaccaccactttgtagaacttgcctttaagttttggtggcactttcttatcacacaacactccggaggcgagcctccatttcatccaccctgcaccaatacgatgtgaaacatcatcgtcgatatccccatctccctgtataatagacccaagatacttgaaacttcctttcttttgaatggcctgggtaccaagcctcacttccctGTCAGCCTTacgcggtaggccactgaacctacactccaagtattctgtcttggtcctactcaatttaaatcctttagactccaacgtctgtctccagccctccagcttatcgttaactccgttgcgagtctcgtcaatcaggactatgtcatccgcgaacaacatacaccaaggcacctcaccttgtatttgtcgcgtcaattcatccatcaccagggcgaatagaaacgggctaagagctgatccctgatgcaaccccatcataacagggaagttctccgagtctcctcctaccgtccttaccctagtcttagctccatcatacatgtccttt is drawn from Lycium barbarum isolate Lr01 chromosome 8, ASM1917538v2, whole genome shotgun sequence and contains these coding sequences:
- the LOC132606174 gene encoding uncharacterized protein LOC132606174 isoform X2; protein product: MEEEQDEVLGSSSTMEKVAAAKQFIENHYKTQMKTIQDRKQRRWILERKLASSDVPKEEQVNLIKDLERKETEYMRLRRHKICVDDFELLTIIGRGAFGEVRLCKEKKSGNIYAMKKLKKSEMLIRGQVEHVRAERNLLAEVASHCIVKLYYSFQDAEYLYLVMEYLPGGDMMTLLMREDTLSESVAKFYIAQSVLAIESIHKHNYIHRDIKPDNLLLDKTGHMKLSDFGLCKPLDCRTLSTLNENEAMDDENIRDPMDIDSSFPDTNDGSNWRSPREQLQHWQMNRRKLAFSTVGTPDYIAPEVLLKKGYGMECDWWSLGAIMYEMLIGYPPFYSDDPITTCRKIVHWRNQLKFPEDPKLSAEAKDLICRLLCDVEHRLGTGGGANQIKAHPWFEDIVWDKLYEMGAAFKPEVNGELDTQNFMKFDKMDHPTPARSGSGPSRKISLTPKDLSFVGYTYKNFDAIKALHNYSDPTRSTSPRRSIDSIFGDSKDYPSTNGIAGETDVQMITPTSDAMLP
- the LOC132606174 gene encoding uncharacterized protein LOC132606174 isoform X1 → MEEEQDEVLGSSSTMEKVAAAKQFIENHYKTQMKTIQDRKQRRWILERKLASSDVPKEEQVNLIKDLERKETEYMRLRRHKICVDDFELLTIIGRGAFGEVRLCKEKKSGNIYAMKKLKKSEMLIRGQVEHVRAERNLLAEVASHCIVKLYYSFQDAEYLYLVMEYLPGGDMMTLLMREDTLSESVAKFYIAQSVLAIESIHKHNYIHRDIKPDNLLLDKTGHMKLSDFGLCKPLDCRTLSTLNENEAMDDENIRDPMDIDSSFPDTNDGSNWRSPREQLQHWQMNRRKLAFSTVGTPDYIAPEVLLKKGYGMECDWWSLGAIMYEMLIGYPPFYSDDPITTCRKIVHWRNQLKFPEDPKLSAEAKDLICRLLCDVEHRLGTGGGANQIKVASYQAHPWFEDIVWDKLYEMGAAFKPEVNGELDTQNFMKFDKMDHPTPARSGSGPSRKISLTPKDLSFVGYTYKNFDAIKALHNYSDPTRSTSPRRSIDSIFGDSKDYPSTNGIAGETDVQMITPTSDAMLP